One window of Halorussus sp. MSC15.2 genomic DNA carries:
- a CDS encoding nuclear transport factor 2 family protein — translation MTEATETARAYYDAIDAGDYDRFADLLAPDVVHERPDRTIEGRETLVAFMREGRPNEETAHEVEAVYVEADGGDVAVRGRLRDADGAPMFAFVDVFEVEAAEEDRTPRISRIRTYTQ, via the coding sequence ATGACCGAGGCGACCGAAACCGCACGGGCCTACTACGACGCCATCGACGCGGGCGACTACGACCGCTTCGCCGACCTCCTCGCGCCCGACGTGGTCCACGAGCGACCCGACCGGACCATCGAGGGTCGCGAGACGCTCGTGGCGTTCATGCGAGAGGGGCGTCCGAACGAGGAGACCGCTCACGAGGTCGAAGCGGTGTACGTCGAGGCGGACGGCGGGGACGTCGCGGTCCGGGGCCGCCTGCGCGACGCCGACGGCGCTCCGATGTTCGCGTTCGTGGACGTCTTCGAGGTCGAAGCCGCAGAGGAGGACCGGACTCCCCGAATCTCCCGCATCCGGACCTACACCCAGTAG
- a CDS encoding EamA family transporter → MNYVAWAVVALVGYSVFTPLASLATNQIPSTVVALVANSMLAVSAAVVIAYRNESVVPYLAGENAIYMYAAGIFLSVGIIAYYQALGAGPVSTVVPIFGMFLVGSSLLGVVFLNDPLTARKAAGIVLAAVGVYLTTS, encoded by the coding sequence ATGAACTACGTCGCGTGGGCGGTCGTCGCGCTCGTCGGTTACTCCGTCTTCACACCGCTGGCGAGTCTGGCGACCAACCAGATTCCGAGTACGGTCGTCGCGCTGGTGGCCAACAGCATGCTCGCGGTGTCGGCGGCCGTCGTCATCGCCTACCGGAACGAGTCGGTCGTCCCGTACCTCGCGGGCGAGAACGCGATTTACATGTACGCGGCAGGGATATTCCTGAGCGTCGGCATCATCGCGTACTATCAGGCCCTGGGAGCAGGACCGGTCAGCACCGTCGTCCCCATCTTCGGGATGTTCCTCGTCGGCAGTTCGCTACTCGGCGTCGTGTTTCTGAACGACCCGCTGACCGCGAGGAAGGCCGCCGGAATCGTGCTGGCGGCCGTCGGCGTGTACCTGACGACGAGTTAG
- the serS gene encoding serine--tRNA ligase: MLDRNYIRDNPEEVREGLRVRGADEDLDAILEKDEEWRDLKARGDDLRHERNQVSDEIGELKQAGKHDEADEAIERSQELKAEIEEVEERAAELEEELEEALLRVPQVPHESVPEGDDEDDNVETRREGFDDLRDLPDEVTPHYDLGEELDIIDEARAAKTTGSGYYFLKGEGSQLEHALMQFMMDVHREQGYQDVFPPIPVNSESMTGTGQLPKFDEDAYKIEDEDLWLCPTAEVPVTNMYADDILLKDDLPLKHQAYTPNFRREAGEHGTETRGIVRVHQFNKVEMVNFVEPDESYDRLHELLDEAEEVLRRLGLPYRVLELCTGDLGFKAAKQIDLEVWAPGDDMEDGPERGGRWLEVSTASNFEAFQARRAGLRYRPERHESTEYLHTLNASGLALPRVMVAVLEYYQNDDGTVTVPEALRPYMGDKEVIEGHEPVGESALGAGEKD; the protein is encoded by the coding sequence ATGCTAGACCGGAACTACATTCGGGACAACCCCGAGGAGGTCCGCGAGGGACTCCGCGTTCGCGGGGCCGACGAGGACCTCGACGCGATACTGGAGAAAGACGAGGAGTGGCGCGACCTGAAGGCCCGCGGCGACGACCTGCGCCACGAGCGCAATCAGGTCAGCGACGAAATCGGCGAGTTGAAACAGGCCGGGAAGCACGACGAGGCCGACGAGGCCATAGAGCGGAGCCAAGAACTCAAGGCCGAAATCGAGGAAGTCGAAGAGCGCGCCGCCGAACTGGAGGAAGAGCTAGAGGAGGCGCTCCTGCGCGTCCCGCAGGTCCCCCACGAGAGCGTCCCCGAGGGCGACGACGAGGACGACAACGTCGAGACGCGCCGCGAGGGCTTCGACGACCTCCGGGACCTGCCCGACGAGGTGACGCCCCACTACGACCTCGGCGAGGAGTTGGACATCATCGACGAGGCGCGGGCCGCCAAGACGACCGGCAGCGGCTACTACTTCCTCAAAGGAGAGGGGAGCCAACTCGAACACGCCCTGATGCAGTTCATGATGGACGTCCACCGCGAGCAGGGGTATCAAGACGTCTTCCCGCCCATCCCGGTGAACAGCGAGTCGATGACCGGGACGGGCCAGCTCCCGAAGTTCGACGAGGACGCCTACAAAATCGAGGACGAGGACCTCTGGCTCTGCCCGACCGCGGAGGTTCCGGTCACGAACATGTACGCCGACGACATCCTCCTGAAGGACGACCTCCCGCTGAAGCATCAGGCCTACACGCCCAACTTCCGGCGCGAGGCGGGCGAACACGGCACCGAGACCCGCGGTATCGTCCGCGTCCACCAGTTCAACAAGGTCGAGATGGTCAACTTCGTGGAACCCGACGAGAGCTACGACCGACTCCACGAGCTGCTGGACGAGGCCGAGGAGGTCCTCCGACGCCTCGGCCTGCCGTACCGGGTCCTCGAACTCTGCACGGGCGACCTCGGCTTCAAGGCCGCCAAGCAGATAGACCTCGAAGTCTGGGCACCCGGCGACGACATGGAGGACGGTCCCGAACGGGGCGGCCGCTGGCTGGAGGTCTCGACGGCATCGAACTTCGAGGCCTTTCAGGCCCGACGCGCCGGTCTGCGCTACCGGCCCGAGCGCCACGAATCGACCGAGTACCTCCACACGCTCAACGCCTCGGGTCTCGCCCTGCCGCGCGTGATGGTCGCCGTCCTCGAATACTACCAGAACGACGACGGCACCGTGACGGTTCCCGAGGCCCTCCGGCCGTACATGGGCGACAAAGAGGTCATCGAGGGCCACGAACCGGTCGGCGAGAGCGCGCTCGGTGCGGGCGAGAAGGACTAA